The bacterium genomic interval AGGGCGCCGCCGCTGCGGCCGCGGGACGCGGACGGCGTGGCGGCGATCGCGAGCGCCGCCGCGAGTCGGTCGCCCTCGAGCCGATCCCGCTGCCCGAGCTGCCGCCGATCCCGCCGTGGCACCCGCCGCAGGACGTGACGCGGTTCGCCGCGTACGACCTGCCCCCCGCGGTGCAGGCCGGGATCACCGACGCGGGCTTCGCCGAGTGCACGGCCGTGCAGTCGCGGGTGCTGCCGCTGTCGCTCCAGGGCAGGGACGTCGCGGCCCAGTCGCAGACCGGCACCGGCAAGACCGCGGCCTTCCTGATCACGATCTTCTCGCGCCTGCTCTGGCGCGGTCCCGTCGCGGGACCGAAGCCGCGGGCGCTCGTCATCGTCCCGACGCGCGAGCTGGCCGTGCAGATCGAGAGCGACGCGCGCCAGCTCGGCGCCCACACCGGCCTCACGGCCGTCGCCATCTTCGGCGGCGTGGACTACGAGAAGCAGCGGCAGGCGCTGCGCCTGGGCGCCGACCTCGTGGTCGGCACCCCCGGCCGGCTCATCGACTACCTCAAGCAGGGCGCCTGGCGGCCGGAGGGCGTCGAGATCCTCGTCATCGACGAGGCCGACCGCATGTTCGACATGGGCTTCGTCCGCGACCTGCGCTACATCCTCCAGCGGCTGCCGCACTACGAGCGCCGCCAGACGCTGCTCTTCTCCGCGACGCTCAACTACTCGGTCACCGAGGTCACCTACGAGTACATGCACCTGCCCGAGGAGATCCGCGCGACCCCCGCGCGCATGACCGCCGAGAAGGCCGAGGAGGTCCTGCACCACGTCGGGCGCGACGAGAAGCCGGCGCTGCTGCTCGGCATCATGGAGCGCGAGAAGCCGGAGCGGACGATGATCTTCACGAACACCAAGGCCGAGGCCGAGAAGGTCGCCAAGCTCCTCGAGCACCACGGCCTGCGCGCGCGCGGCATCACCGGCAACCTCGAGCAGGCGCGGCGGCTCAAGCTCATGGAGGAGTTCAAGAGCGGCGATCTCCCGATCATGGTCGCCACCGACGTCGCCTCGCGCGGACTGCACATCGAGGGCGTGACCCACGTCGTGAACTGGGACCTGCCGCAGGACCCGGAGGACTACGTGCACCGCATCGGGCGCACGGCGCGGGCGGGCGCAGTGGGCAGGGCCATCTCGCTCGCGGACGAGAGCGGCGCGCTGAACCTCGAGGCCATCGAGAAGCTCATCGGCTACAAGATCCCGGTGGTCTGGCACACCCAGGAGCACCTCGCCGAGGTGCGGCCGGGCTGGCGCGAGGCGGCGGCCCGGGAGCGGCGCGAACGGGAGCGCGAGCTGGAGGCGCGGGGGATCAGGCCGCGCCGGCCCTCGGGCGGCCCGGGACGGGGCCGCCCCGGCGGCTCGCGTCCGGGCGGCTCCCGCCGCCGCAGCTGATTCGAGACTTCCCGGAGGACCTTCGGACAGGTCTCGCGGGCCGCTCAGACGGGGTCAGATGCAAGGCGGACGACGATCCGGCGACTGAGACGGCCTGGTGGCCGTCGCAGGGAGCCGGGAGGAGTTCAACGCCGCAGATGGCCCCGTATCAGCGGCCCGCGCGAACGCTGGCCGTCAGGCGTTCGGCGATGCGCGCGAGCGGCAGGACCTCGGCGGCTGCCCCCATCTCGATGGCCGCCCGCGGCATGCCGTAGACGACGCAGCTCTCCTCGCTCTCGGCGATGGTGTACCCGCCGCGCGAGCGGATCGCCCACATCCCGAACGCGCCGTCGGTGCCCATCCCCGTGAGGAGCACCCCGGCGACGCGCGCGCCGTACACCTCCGCCGCCGACTGCATCGCGGCATCCACGCTCGGCCGGTAGATGGCGTCCGCCGGCGCGGGCACGATGAGCACCGCCGGCTCGCCGCCGCTGAGCACGATGCGCAGGTGCTGCCCGCCCGGCGCGACGAGGACCTCCCCCGGCCGCAGGCGGTCGCCCTGCTCGGCCTCGCGCACGGAGAGCGCGCCCGCGGCGTCCAGCCGCTGGGCCAGCGGGCGGGTGAAGCCCGCGGGGATGTGCTGGACGACGACGACCGCCGCCGGGAAGTCGCCCGGGAGAGCGGGGATGACGCGGTGCAGCGCCGGCGGCCCTCCCGTCGAGGCGCCGATGATCACGAGGTCGGCCTTGCCGGCCACGGGGACGGCCGGGGGCGGAGGCGGGGCGGCCGCCGCGACCGGCACCTCCTCCCGGCCGAGCCGTGCCGGATTCACCGCCGCGGCGGTGCGAACCTTGGCCAGCAGCTCGGCGCCGATGCCCAGCACGTCGGCGCGCGAGAGCAGCGCCGTCTTGTCCACGAAGTCCACCGCCCCGAGATCGAGCGCCTGCAGCGTGACCTCGGCGCCCTCCTGGGTGAGCGAGGAGAGCATGAGCACCCGCACCGGGCTCTCGCGCATCGCGCAGGCGAGCACCTTGAGACCGTCGAGGCGCGGCATCATGACGTCCAGGGTGACGACGTCGGGACGCAGCGCGCGGATCTTCGCGAGCGCGTCGATGCCATCGGCCGCGGTGCCGACGACCTGCACCCCCGCCTCCGCGCCGAGGAGCGCCTCGAGCGTGCGGCGCACCAGCGGCGAGTCGTCGACGACGAGGACCCGGATCGGCTGCGGGATGGCCATGTCGGGGGCGCGCGGCGTGGCGGGAGCCTACAGCCGGTGCGTGGCCGCGAGCGCCTTGAGGATCGCCGGGTCGAGCTTCGGGAAGCGCTCGAGGTAGGCGACCCGCTCGCGGTTGAGCGTGCGCACGAGTTCCTCGCGCTCCGCGGCGCCGTAGAGCTTGCGCGGGTCGAAGCGCTTCATGTCGTAGATCTTGCCGTGCTCGTCGGTGACGCCGGAGATCAGCACGCGCGTCCCGTAGTCCGGGTCGGCGTCCCACTCGCCCGAGTCGCGGAACAGCGCGCGCGTCACGTAGCCGATGCCGTTCTTCCAGGGGCGGTTGGCGGCGCGCCTGGGGACAAGCGGGCTCTCGGGGTTCGGCACCTCGCCGACGCCGCCGGTGTTCAGCAGGAACGAGCGGACCTTCCCCTCGTAGCGCTTGAGGTAGTCGTAGAAGATGTTCCCCTCCTCGGCGGGGTCGCCGACGATGAAGGGGTTCGTCCCGACCTCGCGCACGCTCTGCCCGGCCTTCGAGGGGTCCCCGGCGGCGGTCTCGATGCTCTCGCCGAGCATGAAGTAGGCGACGCTCTGCTCGGGGGTCAGCTCCTGGAGGATCGGGCAGACGGTGTTGCGGCGGGTGTTGAAGATGATGCACAGCGCGTCGAGCTCATCGAGCGCCGGCAGGTCGATCGAGTCGTGGCGCCGGTCGCGCGGCAGCGCCCTGATCGGCAGGATGCCGCGGCCGTTGGCGCAGAGGTCCTCCTCGAGGTACTGGATCTCGCCGAGGTGGTCGACGTAGAGGTTCTGGGAGACGAAGGCCGGGGACTCCACGGCCGGCCGCAGCAGCACGTCGTCGGCGTCGAGGTCGGTCTTGAGGAAGAGCCCCTGCTCGGTCCCGAGCACGCGGCCGTCGGCGAGGCGCAGCCCGACGAAGTCGTCCTGCACCACGAGCGACTGCTCGCCCGCCTGGTCGAGGAAGTGCGTGTGGCCGACGTTCGTCGTCTTGCCCGTGCCGGAGTTGCCGAGGATGGCGACGCCGTAGCGGGTGAAGCCGCCGGTGCGCGCGTTCTTCGCCCGGACGACCTTCGTCCCCGCGTGGATGCCGAGGTAGCCGCGCTGCTTGGCGAGGTACATCGCCATGCGCAGCATCCCCTTCTTGGCCTCGCCCATGTAGTCGCAGCCGATGCCGACCGTGACGTTGCTCTCCGGGAAGCCGTAGAAGCGCCCGAAGACGCCGGTGTGGATGTCGGGCACCATGAGGATGTAGAGGTCCTCGGCGCCGGGGACGAGGTCGCGCTCCGCGTACATCTTGCCCCACATGTAGGGCACGTGGTGGTTGGCGCGTTGCTTGGTGGTGACCAGGAGGTGGCAGTTGAAGGTGAACTTCGGGTCGTCGCCCGAGCCCATGACCCGGTAGACGTAGTCGACCGGCAGCTGGTTCACGTGGCCGGCGAAGGACTTCCCGCCGAACTCGCCGCCGAAGACCCGGGTGAACTCGCGGTCCATGCCGCGCAGGGTCTCCGTCTGCTCCGGGCCCATCTTCGGCGGCTGCACCTTCTCCGAGCCGACGATGACCGTGAACTTCGCCGAGCGGTTGCGCACCCGCGTGTCCCAGTTGTAGCCGCCGAAGACGTTGCGCTGGCCGCTGCTCTCGGCGAGGCGCCCGAGTTCGGGGCCGGTGTAGAGGGTCACGTTCGTCCCCACGTGGCGCGAGCGGTCCACGAGCCCCCGGACCAGCCCCACCACCCTGTCGCCGTCGTACGCTGCCATGCTCGTCTCCTCGCCCTTCCCGGGCCCGCGGGCCACTGCGCGCGTTGGTTCGGCCGCGCGCGCCGCAGTTGTCCTTTGTACCGCGCCGCGCCGCGCCCTGTCAACGAACCCGGCCGACGACACGCCTCCCGGGCCTGCCCCGACCGGCGCCGGCCGCCCGTGCTACCATGGAGGCAACCTGACAGCCGCCTTCGGGCGCGTGCCGGGACACCGGCACAAGGAGGAGACACCATGCGCACGACACTTCGACCGCTCGCCTCGTTGGCTCTGGCCGCAGCCGCGCTGGCCGGGACGCTCGCCCTCCCCGCGGGGACGGCGGCGCAGATGTGCCCCATGGGCGGGGCGCAGATCGTGGCGGAGACCGACCGCGACAAGACGCTCGCCTGGGGCAAGGGAAAGACCCGTGCGGAGGTCACCGACAGCGCCCCGGCGGAGTGGAGCGTGGTCACCTTCAGCGCGGCGGACGAGGGGATCGCGCTGCTCGTCGCGCCCGGGCAGGTCTTCTTCGGCGTGCCGGGCCGCGGCGGCGAGACCTACCCGCGGGACATCGACCGCGCCTTCGGCGCCGACCGCGCAAAGCTCCGCGAGGCGATCCGCGCGACGCTGCCGGAGCTGGTGGCCGCGGGCGTCGTCCGCATCGACGCCGCGGACATCCCGGCGATCGCCGCCGCGGCCGGCCTGGGGACGCTCGAGAAGGGGACGGGCGGCTGGGCGCTGAA includes:
- a CDS encoding DEAD/DEAH box helicase yields the protein MQAGITDAGFAECTAVQSRVLPLSLQGRDVAAQSQTGTGKTAAFLITIFSRLLWRGPVAGPKPRALVIVPTRELAVQIESDARQLGAHTGLTAVAIFGGVDYEKQRQALRLGADLVVGTPGRLIDYLKQGAWRPEGVEILVIDEADRMFDMGFVRDLRYILQRLPHYERRQTLLFSATLNYSVTEVTYEYMHLPEEIRATPARMTAEKAEEVLHHVGRDEKPALLLGIMEREKPERTMIFTNTKAEAEKVAKLLEHHGLRARGITGNLEQARRLKLMEEFKSGDLPIMVATDVASRGLHIEGVTHVVNWDLPQDPEDYVHRIGRTARAGAVGRAISLADESGALNLEAIEKLIGYKIPVVWHTQEHLAEVRPGWREAAARERRERERELEARGIRPRRPSGGPGRGRPGGSRPGGSRRRS
- a CDS encoding chemotaxis response regulator protein-glutamate methylesterase — protein: MAIPQPIRVLVVDDSPLVRRTLEALLGAEAGVQVVGTAADGIDALAKIRALRPDVVTLDVMMPRLDGLKVLACAMRESPVRVLMLSSLTQEGAEVTLQALDLGAVDFVDKTALLSRADVLGIGAELLAKVRTAAAVNPARLGREEVPVAAAAPPPPPAVPVAGKADLVIIGASTGGPPALHRVIPALPGDFPAAVVVVQHIPAGFTRPLAQRLDAAGALSVREAEQGDRLRPGEVLVAPGGQHLRIVLSGGEPAVLIVPAPADAIYRPSVDAAMQSAAEVYGARVAGVLLTGMGTDGAFGMWAIRSRGGYTIAESEESCVVYGMPRAAIEMGAAAEVLPLARIAERLTASVRAGR
- a CDS encoding phosphoenolpyruvate carboxykinase (ATP), with the protein product MAAYDGDRVVGLVRGLVDRSRHVGTNVTLYTGPELGRLAESSGQRNVFGGYNWDTRVRNRSAKFTVIVGSEKVQPPKMGPEQTETLRGMDREFTRVFGGEFGGKSFAGHVNQLPVDYVYRVMGSGDDPKFTFNCHLLVTTKQRANHHVPYMWGKMYAERDLVPGAEDLYILMVPDIHTGVFGRFYGFPESNVTVGIGCDYMGEAKKGMLRMAMYLAKQRGYLGIHAGTKVVRAKNARTGGFTRYGVAILGNSGTGKTTNVGHTHFLDQAGEQSLVVQDDFVGLRLADGRVLGTEQGLFLKTDLDADDVLLRPAVESPAFVSQNLYVDHLGEIQYLEEDLCANGRGILPIRALPRDRRHDSIDLPALDELDALCIIFNTRRNTVCPILQELTPEQSVAYFMLGESIETAAGDPSKAGQSVREVGTNPFIVGDPAEEGNIFYDYLKRYEGKVRSFLLNTGGVGEVPNPESPLVPRRAANRPWKNGIGYVTRALFRDSGEWDADPDYGTRVLISGVTDEHGKIYDMKRFDPRKLYGAAEREELVRTLNRERVAYLERFPKLDPAILKALAATHRL